The Methylomarinum vadi genome has a window encoding:
- a CDS encoding ABC transporter ATP-binding protein — MSNISSEQAIIKTENLGKTVTTVDGPLHILSSVDLTIKPGDSLAILGASGSGKSTLLSLLAGLDTPSTGSILLDGRELTTMDEDGRAEIRNQLIGFVFQSFQLLPGLTALENVMLPLELAGDARARDKAKALLDRVGLSERLSHTPKQLSGGEQQRVALARAFVTEPAILFADEPTGNLDSRTGAKIIDLLFQLNQEKSTTLVLVTHDNALAERCQSTVRLEAGRLL, encoded by the coding sequence ATGTCCAATATTTCATCCGAGCAAGCAATCATTAAAACCGAAAACCTGGGCAAGACCGTTACCACCGTCGATGGCCCGTTGCATATCTTGTCATCTGTCGACCTGACAATCAAACCCGGCGACAGTCTGGCTATCCTCGGCGCCTCCGGCTCCGGCAAGTCGACCTTGTTGAGTTTGCTGGCGGGGTTAGACACGCCCAGCACCGGCAGCATCCTGTTGGACGGTCGGGAACTGACCACGATGGACGAGGACGGCCGGGCCGAGATCCGCAATCAGCTGATCGGTTTCGTATTCCAGTCGTTTCAACTGTTGCCGGGGTTGACGGCGCTGGAAAACGTCATGTTGCCGTTGGAATTGGCCGGCGACGCCCGGGCCCGGGACAAAGCCAAGGCATTGCTCGATCGAGTCGGTTTGAGCGAACGCTTATCACACACGCCGAAGCAATTGTCCGGCGGCGAGCAACAACGGGTGGCCCTGGCGCGCGCCTTCGTCACCGAACCGGCGATCTTGTTCGCCGACGAGCCGACCGGCAATCTGGACAGCAGGACCGGTGCGAAAATCATCGACCTGCTGTTTCAACTGAACCAGGAAAAAAGCACGACGCTGGTGTTGGTCACGCACGATAACGCGCTGGCCGAACGTTGCCAAAGTACCGTCAGGTTGGAAGCGGGACGGCTGTTATGA